Proteins encoded by one window of Bacteroidota bacterium:
- a CDS encoding helix-turn-helix transcriptional regulator yields METWISKKVDYQYYPPNMSNKLPNYLRTFRKRSGLSQAEVAFLLGCEHGTKISRYERQQRIPNLKTVLALEVVYKTMSKHLFEGVYHEIEYQVKERVAILHKQITKKETTPTTLHKLRSLKELLDELSN; encoded by the coding sequence TTGGAAACCTGGATCTCAAAAAAGGTCGATTACCAATATTATCCACCAAATATGTCTAATAAGCTCCCGAATTATTTGCGGACATTCCGCAAACGGAGCGGCCTATCCCAAGCAGAAGTAGCCTTCCTTCTAGGATGTGAACATGGTACTAAAATATCACGCTATGAACGTCAGCAAAGAATTCCCAACCTAAAAACGGTGCTCGCCCTGGAAGTGGTCTATAAGACCATGAGCAAACACCTGTTTGAAGGGGTATATCACGAGATAGAATATCAGGTAAAAGAACGCGTTGCAATACTGCACAAACAGATAACGAAAAAAGAAACTACACCAACCACACTTCATAAGCTTCGGAGTTTGAAAGAGCTTCTTGATGAGCTTTCTAATTAG